In Miscanthus floridulus cultivar M001 chromosome 8, ASM1932011v1, whole genome shotgun sequence, the sequence CCATTTTGTACGTATCCAATTCATGCGTACTGTACAGGTCTGTTGGATGCATATAAACTTTGCAGCAAACCCTGGCATTGTTACTTGGTCAACTTTGGCTACCAGCTGGCAGCTGCTAACCTAACCTACCCTTCGGTAATGATGCTTTTCTTTGGCTGTGCTGCATGTGCTAGCTAGTGCCACCGGCCACCCTATCTAGCCAAATTAAAGGGATGCCGGGCTGCACCTGCACTGCAACTTGGACGCGTTGCTCCCCCGGTCGTGCTACCTCACGGCCGGCCCCACCGTTTGGCGGCTTGCCTGCTTTGTTTATCCTTTGCTAACCTTATCTGTAATGCATTTCACATGATCATTACTACATGGGAAACACGTCAATGTGCAGGGCTTGTCTTTGTCGGTATGGCACTATGGCCGTACTGCCGTCCATGTCCAGCCGCTGCCCATCTGATGAGCAGTAAAATATACATACGCTGATACTGATACACACATACGTCTGTGTATGCGTCCTGTGCAAGCTATCATTGACTTCACTAGTATCACCGGCATGTCCAGTGATGACCGAAATCAGTGCAGTACGCAGTTCATTTCAGCTTACGCCAGCACGGCAACACATAACATCTGCGATCTTACCCTCGTAGTTAAATGCATCGTTTATTTGTAAATAAGCCGTTAATCGATACCCTTGTTTTTTTAAGAGTACCATGTCATCTGCAATCTTACCCTCGTAGTTAAATGCATGGTTTTTAAGAGTACCATGTGAATAAGGTAATTGGTTGTTCCAAATGCAATACTACTTCCGTCCCCaaatttgattaaatatataaaaCGTAGTACTATTTTTAATGCGTAATAAATATCGTAATAGTAGAATATATTTTCAATATAAATATATTTCTTTAAAGACCAATACTGATTCTATTTTTTTATAATCTGGGGTTCGACTCCACAAATACACGCATTCTTTTTGTACGGAGAGTACCTGTTCTCTTCAAGGGACGTGTTGACTTCTTATATCCACAGCAACTCGTAAGGACGACGCTCGTTGCTCGATCAGCTTCACTGACCATGGTCCCGTTCGCTCGGAAGGATTCTGAAGAAATTTAAAAGAatttgtaagaaaaaaatattattttaaataaaaaaaataaaatcaagtttaagggcacgcgaacgggccgATACGACGGTGTGCGGTGTGCCCCGGCTGTGGGCTGTCGGCTGTCGGCTCGGACCAGATCGAGACGAGACGAGACGACTCTGTCAATCGACGAGCACGTGCAGCTCTTGGATTAGGATTTACCGTGGCCCTCGGCCTCGGTCCAAGTGTCACGAGGAAAATGCAGTGATGTCGCGTGTAaacaaaagaaaataaataaagcatGGCAAGAAAGAGCACGAGGACTTGCGTGAGGGGTTTTTGCGTGGAAGCTACGCGCCGCGCCGACCATTCTGCTGTACTAAAGGCTAAAGGACGTCGTCAACGGGAGCCTGCACGCGCGGTCGATCTCATCCGTCGCCTGCGCGGACCGACGGCCAGGATGAGACAGCTGCTCCGGATAAATCCCGGGGCGCGAGAGGCCACGTGTCGTGTTGGCCGCCACCAAACCCTGACCTGCCCGATGGGGCGGGCCCCACCACGAGACGGCGTCTGCGTCTCGCTTTGCACAGTGCAGTGCCTTTTCCTTGGCTGCAAAAAGAAAACGGCCACGTCATCTTTTCTCGTTGCCTAGCTGTGGCTGGGGTTCAGGCCACAAGACCGTGCATGAGATGGCACTGGCACGTACCACTTTTTTTTTCCCTCTCTAGGAAATGTGTTCATGTTGAGTACGTACAAACAAGCAGCCTATTTGTCCCTGGATAGATTTCGTGTGCTATGTGCGTTCGCGTACGTGTATTGGGATAGGTTATTGCATCGTTCTACGAGAGTCGTATTTTCTTTTTCCTCGGGAGGAAAAAAAAAGTTCGTGATCAAATTCTAAAACGTCGACATGCATTCAAAAGGTGCAGGTCTTGCTCAACCAAGACTGAAAAGGTAGAGAGACGATTGGACACGAGTGGTGGGCGACACGTTTTGAAAAAGCAGCCGAATTAAGGCGCGGTATGGGTCGCATTTTTTGGTAGGTTGTCTTGTGGAGAATGAAAATATCAAACTATAACATTTTGTCATTATGTCTAGCTAGTGTTGGTTTGGAAGATTTTAAGTTAGCTCAACCACTCGAGTCTCGGCTCGCAATTGTTTTTATATACTTTTGTGGCAACAACATCCATCTCTTATTAggcaaagctacaaaaaaaaaaaaagagttgaatATGCGGACAAAATAACTGAAAAGTTACCGTCTTTGCCTAAAAAACTTGTGATTAACTAAGCTTAATTGTGGCAAACTTATGCGGCAATCAAGCGTAACCTAAATCACAAAAATAATTTGCAAAAAATGGTATTTTTAGTTATTAGCAGTGAAGATTTTTTGTCCTCATCCCAAGACAAATAGGTGAAGGAAAATGTACGGTGACCTCCTGGTCCCTCGCCACTGCCTCTTACAGTAACCGTGACCTCTCTCTTCCTACGTGGCGGACACGCCGACGGTAAGAAAGAGTGGGACCTCTCTTCGTCATTCAAGTCTAATATAGTTTTTAGAGTTTTAGATCATATTGAATAAAAGCTATTTCGCGGGATGATAGCTGGCATCGTCTTCGTCTATTGCTCATGATCTTATTTATCCTAGAGATCTCTCGTGTGTGTGCCATTCTAGGCATCCAATCTTGTGGTCTTCATGCTGCTTCTATTTTTGCATTTCAATGCAGCTCGAGGATGGCTGAGTTCCCCATTTGTATCTATGTGTTACCGCCTTGCTGGATTTCGATTTGGCGGCCGCCGCGCAGGTATCCGAGTTTCCAGATCCACCAGTGTTGGTACTAGCGGCGCTTCTCTTGATTGTCTTCAACGATGACACGGTTTGCTATTTTTTCGTCGTGTCAGGCACGTCTTAGAAAGTTTTCGTGGCATTGCATCACACAGTGTTTTCAAGTTTTGGTGGCTATCGTAATGGATGCTTGGAGGGTTATGCTTCTTTTGGCTGTTGGCCCCGTTCGACTtgttgaaacttggctgaaactggccgAAAAACACTGTActggctgaattgttatgagagaaaaatactgttccgactgaaaaaaaaataagccgaacaagccgttTTCTGGGTAAGTCGAACGGGGCCGTTGTGGGTGTACTAAATTCCAAAGGATTGAGATTAGATAATCGTCATCATGATTTAGAGATGAAGATTGTGCTCTAGATATATATTTCTTTATTACGTCGAGAGACTCGCGTATaaacatgcatgttattgtgatATTTTAATGATAGAATCCAAAATAACATATTTTCCCCATCCTAATAGTACAGAGTTTCATGATGTACGGAAAAACCCTTCGGCTCAGTGAGTGCgattatatattaaaaaaataaagtggcggaaaaaagaaaagagcgaCAGACAAAGAGAAGGCGGGCGCAGCTGTCCGAACCTGCTCCCCGTTAATCAGTTTTCTTTAACCGGCTGCTGTCCATTTACTAATCAAATCATCATCCCCTTCCCGTCTTTTCCCTTCCGCGTCTCCTCCGGTCCTCCCCCCTCTTCCTCGTCTTCTTctcgcctcccctcccctcccctcccctccctctcccaccCGCCGCTTCCCGCCCCCGTGCCCTCGCAGAGACGGCTACGAATTTTGCTCGGAGAAAAGAGTGTTTTTTCTCCCTTACCGTTTCTCCGGATCCGGGGCCGCAGCTGTTTCGTCCCCCGCCGGTTTTGCTCGATTTAGATTCCATTTCTGTTCGTTCGTTCTTGTCCCCTTGTTCGTTCGTTCGATTAGAGCTAGCCGCCTCCCGGATTCCTTGGTGCGCCGTCTGGATCTGGCCTCGCTGAGCCCCGGCTGCCCCGAATCCCGATTCGATTCGGCCCCCGCGCGGTGCCGTTCCTTCCGAGGCGTGCTCGGATCTCGTCGGAGTAGAGGGGAACGAAGCCTCGCGAATCGCCTCGGGGCGAGATGGATCATGTGGTCGGGGGCAAGTTCAAGCTCGGCAAGAAGATCGGGAGTGGATCGTTCGGGGAGCTCTTCCTCGGTGAGTTCCCTGGCTGTCTGTCCCCTCTCCGCGGATTGAGAAGATCCCGACCCCGTATCTTGTTGGGAGGAAAGACGCTCACTTTGTTTGCTGTTGTTGTTCGCAGCTGTGAATGTGCAGACTGGAGAGGAGGTCGCCGTCAAGCTGGTATTGGATTCTCTCCGATTGCTATTTATTTGTTACCATACCATAGAATTTGCCATGTCGGTCTATTTCGTGATAAGATCACTGAGATGCAAAAATCTAGCGAAATGaaatgatgatggtccatttcagTACTGTTTGTCAACACTGTTAGATGTTTGGGTTGGTGGAACCGATTGTCATTGGTGTTGCTGCTTTTATTGCACAGGAAAATGTCAAGACAAAGCACCCGCAGCTTCATTATGAGTCGAAGCTATACATGCTTCTCCAAGGAGGAAGTAAGTTAATGCCATAGAGCCTATCCACCCATCCAGTTTTAGTTATGGGACAGTACTCTGTGGTTAGTTAGTTGCTAGTATGATGCGTGAGTTGGGCTGACCTTTTCGCCCCCCTTTTTGTTTCGTTACAGCTGGCATTCCACACCTGAAGTGGTTCGGTGTTGAGGGGGAGTATAATGTGATGGTGATTGATCTTCTTGGCCCTAGCCTTGAGGACTTGTTCAACTATTGCAGTAGGAAGTTCTCTCTGAAGACTGTGCTCATGCTTGCTGACCAAATGGTGAACACTTAATCCCAGATTTTTCAAACTGTTCCATTTTATTTCTTAACTTTAACTTTAATCTCAGTTCGTTGTGCATAGGGCTGTCCTCTTTGTCTTAACTCTGTGAATTGCTAGTGTTAACACATTCCTTGTTTATCTTTCAGATTAATCGGGTTGAGTACATGCATCAAAAGGGGTTTCTTCACCGTGATATAAAACCTGATAATTTCCTTATGGGGCTTGGTAGGAAAGCCAATCAGGTCTGAATGTCTGATCCTATATATGTGCTTAATTCTTGCTGTCCAACTCATTATATTTGAACCAAATGTCTTTACATGCATTCTGCCTCTTGCTTTGCTTGCGCTGCACTTGAGAAGCCCCAAATTCCTGCACTAGTGATTTGGCTGGGTGGGGGTTAGTGTGTTATGTGATGTGTTGGTTACATTCGATGATGATTTCCTTAGCGTGCTTGTATTTTACAGTCTGCTACCTACAACTTATTTTTTTATCTTTGGCTAATGCTGTATGGTTTCCTTAGCTATATAGCTGCTGTTATGTTATATTCCAGAAAACATTTCTTCTCTGGAATTGAGATCTCTTGGTCTAATTATTGTTGAACTTACTGGCTTTTGTGGCAGGTATATATAATAGACTATGGACTCGCAAAGAAATATAGGGACCTTCAAACTCATAAGCACATCCCGTACCGGTTGGTCAGCATTACTCATCTGGGTTGCTAAATACGCTTAGTAAATGCCACATGTctaattttcttaaaaaaaacgtATGAAGTTATGTGCAGTCATGCACAATGATACTATACCAAGACACTGTTCTTGTAGTTTTATGATGATGGGATGCTCATTTCAATATGCAGAGAGAACAAGAACCTCACTGGAACTGCACGATATGCAAGTGTCAATACCCACCTTGGCGTTGGTGAGTTTCTGGTTTCATCTGGCTAATTAGTTGAGTTACATTTTGCATAACCTCAGAGTTTACTTGGGTGCAGAGCAAAGCAGGAGAGATGATTTAGAGTCTCTTGGTTATGTTCTTATGTACTTCCTTAGGGGCAGGTTAGTTGGTCAACAATGTTTTCACCCATTCGTTGTAATGGTTCGGTTGGTTCCTCACATGTTTCTGTGAATGGATTTAACATTTCATTGGTGTTTTTGTCTTTGAACAGCCTACCATGGCAGGGGCTGAAAGCAGGAACCAAGAAGCAGAAATATGACAAAATCAGTGAGAAAAAGATGCTTACTCCCGTGGAGGTGGCTCATAAATTCACTCTTGCTAATTCATTTTTTGTATGAACTGCAGTAGGCAGACATTCATAAATTGTTTATTATGGGTTAGGTACTCTGCAAATCGTATCCATCAGAGTTTATCTCCTATTTCCACTACTGTCGTTCATTGCGGTTTGAAGACAAGCCTGATTATTCTTACCTGAAGAGACTCTTCCGTGATCTCTTTATTCGGGAAGGTATAATTTTAGTGCACATGCTTGTTCTTTTGGTATTTACTACTACGACATCCTGTTATTTGTATTTCTAATTGTGTCACTAATGCAGGATACCAGTTTGACTATGTGTTTGACTGGACCATTTTGAAGTATCCTCAGATAGGCTCCAACCCGCGGATGAGGGTATGCAATCGTCTTGTGTTTCTGTTTGATGTACGTTTTGTAGTTTGTTGGACTTATTCCATCTGTTTGTCATTGTTTAGGCAGGGGAAAGAACTAGTGGAGCTGCTGGACCCTCAATGGATAAGATTGAGAAGACCCCAGGTATTTGCTGCTCTTGAAAGAATGTGTAACAAATCTATGATACAAACCGGACACATGCTTGAGCATGATTTTTGTGCAGGAGAAGCGTCTGGTAGAAGGAATCCTAGTGGTTCTGTGAATCAGAGTGACAATTATGCACAACGACCACGTGAGACCGTATCTATGTCATTAAAGGAAATTGTAAGTTAAACTTCCCTTCGCCTCTTGTATGATCTATGAACATTTAGTGCTGTTGTGTCTTTGTTTGTGCAGTCCTCGTATATCTCATGAGCTTTAATCATGCATCACCCATTTCTCCAGATGCATAGCACTGACCGGTCTGGGGAAAGGACTGTGGAGAGACCACGCACATCCTCACGCACAGGCAGTGCATCCCGCAGAGCTGTTGCATCAAGCAGCAGGCCAGCCTCATCTGTGGAACCAAGTGAGCAGTATAACCGGACAAGCAGATTGTTCTCTAGCAACAGTGGCAGTCGCCCATCTAGCTCCCAGAGAGTTAACCCATCACCAGGCGAGTCAAGGGCTACCTCCCTCTCACGGGCGGCAGTTGCGAGAGGCTCCCGTGACGAGCCACTCCACCGCAGCCTGGAGCTTCTGTCCCTCGGTGGTGGTAAAAGGAAATAGTGGGAAGGAAGGAAGCGGGCATCTGAGAGCGGAAGGGAAGAATGCTTGTTTGCGACTCTGTAAATGACAGGATATCACCTATTCGTCAACAGTTCCCCTGGGGCATCCCATAATTTCatagtgctccggtctgttgtaCCATTGCTTCATAGATAGCAATAATTCGTTGTTAAATGTGTGCGTGTTGCAGTTGTTGTTGCGTTAGGGCCAAGTCCTAGCCTTTGTGATGATTAAATTTAGGGGTGGTCAAGATTCACATATTTATGTTTCTTCACCCCTCTCCTGGACTTGGCGACTTTTTCCTCCCGAGACCAGTGCTCGCGCATTTCTATGTTGAACTCTGAATTTGCTTATTCAACAGAAGTTGATAAAGAAGGGGACTTGCTGTGTAAATCGATGCCTCCTTGTTTTCATACACTGCTACAGTGACATGGCATGTCAGTAGTTGGGACAGAAATTGTATGTAAAGCTGTACAGTATTGCATGATATATCATGTGAAGCAGAATCAAAATCCTGCTGTTGCAAGATAATGAAAAACATAGCACCGTTGCAGGCTGCTATACTGTATATACTCACTACAAAGTCAACCATGGTGCAGGTTGAGCATGCGAGAGCGAAAATGTTATATACTGACTGACGAGACCGTGGCCAGCTCAAAGGGTAGTCCTGGGGATTTTGGCCCAGAATTTTTTTACCACTTCTCATTCATGGCCCAATAGGCCAACCCTAGCCCAGCACCTGGGTGTTGCCTGAGGCCTGAGCTGGCTGAGCGGCTGAGCCTCACGCGGTCACGCCCCTCCGCCTCCCGACTCCGCGCCAGCGTGCGTGACTCCGGGTCTGCGCCGCGCCGCCACCCCTTTGGCCCTTTGCCGTTCCCCGTGCCTGAGCAGCCGCACAGAGTTGAGGAACAGGGTGGCCCGAGTCCATCTCCGCAGCCGGCGACCGGGGAACGCGAACGGACTCTAG encodes:
- the LOC136478297 gene encoding casein kinase 1-like protein 10 codes for the protein MDHVVGGKFKLGKKIGSGSFGELFLAVNVQTGEEVAVKLENVKTKHPQLHYESKLYMLLQGGTGIPHLKWFGVEGEYNVMVIDLLGPSLEDLFNYCSRKFSLKTVLMLADQMINRVEYMHQKGFLHRDIKPDNFLMGLGRKANQVYIIDYGLAKKYRDLQTHKHIPYRENKNLTGTARYASVNTHLGVEQSRRDDLESLGYVLMYFLRGSLPWQGLKAGTKKQKYDKISEKKMLTPVEVLCKSYPSEFISYFHYCRSLRFEDKPDYSYLKRLFRDLFIREGYQFDYVFDWTILKYPQIGSNPRMRAGERTSGAAGPSMDKIEKTPGEASGRRNPSGSVNQSDNYAQRPRETVSMSLKEIMHSTDRSGERTVERPRTSSRTGSASRRAVASSSRPASSVEPSEQYNRTSRLFSSNSGSRPSSSQRVNPSPGESRATSLSRAAVARGSRDEPLHRSLELLSLGGGKRK